The following are encoded together in the Deltaproteobacteria bacterium genome:
- a CDS encoding metallophosphoesterase: MIYLRMLLPLLAFLWQFKAIAGTKNDLAEPHKHQVTFVQISDTHFFSSAKSRERGEQIVQAINRLSIPIDCVIITGDIVVNADIGWDIAKNIFNKLKAPWHVLAGNHDITKLPVDAKKYLAAFNELATNVEYHGVVFLLFFDAPVPSLHYEPINWVTEQLKNTENKPIIVFHHKPEVTNFYKNKFYPPSWATYKISKWSSLLNSYNVIAEITGHFHRDELHWRGSVPIFIAPAAALGHQPSIRIYDYTDGKISYRTQMLE; this comes from the coding sequence ATGATCTATTTAAGAATGTTACTGCCGCTTTTGGCTTTTCTGTGGCAATTTAAAGCAATCGCAGGAACTAAAAATGATTTAGCAGAGCCTCATAAACATCAAGTAACTTTTGTGCAAATCAGTGACACGCATTTTTTTTCGAGTGCTAAAAGTCGCGAACGCGGAGAGCAAATTGTACAGGCTATTAATAGATTAAGTATACCAATAGATTGTGTAATTATAACCGGAGATATTGTAGTTAATGCAGACATAGGATGGGATATTGCAAAAAATATTTTTAATAAGTTAAAGGCTCCTTGGCATGTATTAGCGGGCAATCATGACATTACCAAGCTACCTGTTGATGCGAAAAAGTATTTAGCAGCTTTTAATGAACTAGCTACAAACGTTGAGTATCACGGGGTGGTGTTTTTATTGTTTTTTGATGCACCGGTTCCTTCATTACACTATGAGCCAATTAATTGGGTTACCGAGCAACTAAAAAATACTGAAAATAAACCAATAATAGTTTTTCATCATAAACCTGAGGTAACTAATTTTTATAAAAATAAATTTTATCCGCCTTCTTGGGCAACTTACAAAATAAGCAAATGGTCTTCGTTATTAAATAGTTATAATGTGATTGCAGAAATTACCGGCCACTTTCATCGTGATGAGTTGCACTGGCGTGGGAGTGTACCCATATTTATTGCCCCTGCAGCAGCTTTGGGGCATCAACCGTCAATTAGGATTTACGATTATACTGACGGCAAGATAAGCTATCGTACTCAAATGCTCGAATAG
- a CDS encoding helix-turn-helix domain-containing protein — protein MSAHSLENSYYNVLEVGMSASSQEIEDSYHRIISYLDPNALAVYSLLSNDEISEKRAQLDEAYHTLTDPELRAAYDKSREVSEEYPHVLVPATKSDSTMSVGMVQNREVEPSPLINIETIFNKGSQEYESKSTPPNKTGRETTKFYETAATKSIKNKVRQPIESIKAGSKRKKEEIPENNTKEAKHEGNRRLYPSLDIEITADTEFSGSLLRRLRESCNASIDDIAQITKIRKHYIEAIEEHAFDSLPASVYVRGFVSEYARILGLDMQRVAKSYMTLYRRYYGEGT, from the coding sequence GTGAGTGCACACTCTTTAGAAAATTCTTATTACAATGTTCTTGAAGTTGGAATGAGTGCTTCATCTCAAGAAATCGAAGATTCATATCATCGGATTATTTCTTATCTCGACCCTAATGCCCTAGCAGTTTACTCTTTATTATCTAATGATGAAATTTCAGAGAAACGTGCACAGTTAGATGAGGCATACCACACGCTTACTGATCCAGAACTTAGAGCTGCTTACGACAAATCGCGTGAAGTGTCAGAGGAGTATCCACATGTTTTAGTGCCAGCCACTAAGTCAGATAGCACTATGTCTGTAGGTATGGTGCAAAACCGTGAAGTTGAACCGTCGCCTCTGATTAACATTGAAACTATTTTTAATAAAGGCAGTCAAGAATATGAATCAAAAAGCACACCACCTAATAAAACTGGCAGGGAAACGACTAAATTTTATGAGACTGCTGCTACAAAAAGCATCAAAAATAAGGTTAGACAGCCTATAGAAAGTATCAAAGCAGGATCAAAGAGGAAAAAAGAGGAAATCCCAGAAAATAATACGAAAGAAGCTAAGCATGAAGGTAATCGCCGACTTTACCCGAGCTTAGATATTGAAATAACCGCTGATACAGAATTTAGTGGTTCACTACTTCGTCGATTACGTGAAAGTTGTAATGCTAGCATAGATGATATTGCACAAATCACCAAAATTCGTAAACATTATATAGAAGCAATTGAAGAGCATGCATTTGATTCATTGCCTGCATCAGTTTATGTTCGTGGTTTTGTTTCAGAGTATGCTCGAATTCTTGGGTTAGATATGCAGCGTGTAGCAAAAAGTTATATGACTCTCTATCGTCGCTATTACGGAGAAGGCACTTAA
- a CDS encoding VanZ family protein, with product MLEFVTVMPFFKQRVLTYWIAFIAYTTVIFLQIPYSRPLVTYLRQQNLLTISVTSAFVIVLVILLIFFLKFLRNNNFHFSKRRLVFLTLFATAYAVLLSSFSLPEERLHFLEYGLLAWLLRSALARHCSIYWQYTLAIVATAIIGLIDEVVQYFVPSRVYDIRDVLMNASAGLLALIIDEGLHNRLQRYRVASQPPPE from the coding sequence ATGCTGGAGTTCGTTACTGTTATGCCATTTTTTAAGCAAAGAGTGCTAACCTACTGGATTGCATTTATTGCTTATACCACGGTAATTTTTTTGCAGATCCCCTATAGCCGTCCATTAGTGACTTATTTACGTCAACAAAATTTGTTAACCATTTCTGTAACCTCAGCCTTTGTTATTGTTTTAGTGATTTTGCTTATATTTTTCTTAAAGTTTCTCAGAAATAATAATTTTCACTTCTCCAAGCGACGCTTAGTTTTCCTAACGCTTTTTGCCACGGCTTACGCAGTCTTGTTATCAAGCTTTTCTCTGCCTGAAGAACGTCTTCATTTTTTAGAATATGGACTTTTGGCGTGGTTGCTTCGTAGTGCTTTAGCGCGGCATTGCAGCATTTATTGGCAATATACTTTAGCTATTGTTGCTACGGCAATAATAGGTTTAATAGATGAAGTAGTACAGTATTTTGTGCCTAGCCGTGTTTATGATATTCGCGATGTATTAATGAATGCTAGTGCTGGGTTATTAGCGCTTATTATTGATGAGGGATTGCATAATCGTTTACAACGATACAGAGTGGCCTCTCAGCCGCCACCAGAGTGA
- a CDS encoding P-loop NTPase, whose amino-acid sequence MGGGKGGIGKSLLSANLGVHLAQIGRRVVLVDADLGGANLHTCLGIPAPQKTLSEFIERKVSSLQDVITPSSINGLGLISGALDFLAAANPKYTQKLRLLREISRLDVDCVIIDLGGGTGFNILDFFLIADHGILTVVPEPTSIENAYRFIKAAYYRRIKTIEMTWNLKPLIEEAIGDKGGLGLRTPVDLVGYVESRDPQGGQRLRQELERFPLKLVVNQARSDEESKLGFAISDACRKYFGIPMQYLGSIPYDDAVWRSVRRRRPVMIDSPDAKACHGIRNIARALGIGELQ is encoded by the coding sequence GTGGGAGGCGGCAAAGGTGGTATTGGCAAGTCTTTATTATCAGCTAATCTTGGTGTGCATTTAGCCCAAATAGGCCGTCGTGTTGTATTAGTGGATGCTGATCTTGGCGGCGCCAACTTGCATACTTGTTTAGGAATACCTGCCCCTCAAAAAACACTTTCAGAATTTATTGAGCGCAAAGTCTCCTCACTGCAAGATGTTATCACCCCTTCTTCAATCAATGGGCTCGGTCTTATTAGTGGAGCTCTTGATTTTCTTGCTGCCGCCAATCCCAAATACACCCAAAAACTAAGGCTATTGCGCGAAATTTCACGTCTTGATGTTGATTGCGTAATTATCGACTTAGGCGGTGGTACTGGCTTTAATATTCTCGACTTCTTTCTAATAGCCGATCACGGTATCCTTACGGTAGTTCCTGAGCCTACTTCAATTGAAAATGCTTATCGTTTTATTAAGGCAGCTTATTATCGCAGAATAAAAACTATTGAAATGACCTGGAACTTAAAGCCGCTAATTGAAGAGGCAATTGGCGATAAAGGTGGTCTGGGTTTAAGAACACCTGTTGATTTGGTTGGTTATGTTGAAAGTCGTGATCCTCAAGGAGGGCAACGCCTAAGGCAAGAATTAGAGCGTTTTCCTCTTAAATTAGTAGTAAACCAAGCGCGATCTGATGAAGAAAGCAAACTAGGTTTTGCTATAAGCGATGCTTGCCGAAAATATTTTGGTATTCCAATGCAATATTTAGGTTCAATTCCATATGATGATGCGGTCTGGCGTTCAGTTCGGCGAAGACGGCCAGTGATGATTGATAGCCCTGATGCAAAAGCTTGCCATGGCATACGAAATATAGCAAGAGCCCTGGGAATTGGGGAGTTGCAGTGA